The proteins below come from a single Halobacillus salinarum genomic window:
- a CDS encoding sigma-w pathway protein ysdB yields MIILFRLLLLIAIAFIVYTVYKFIVNPKRKLEIARDKKDFYFHDNLDNTKQNLLMTYKGYVFEGEKYLGTTDHSLEVVNISVSASNPEQLQGLDREDIYFLEKEILIRYPHASIEWKYPINRLIIYPLKNDD; encoded by the coding sequence ATGATTATTCTTTTTCGATTGCTGTTACTCATTGCCATTGCTTTCATCGTCTATACGGTATATAAATTTATTGTTAACCCGAAGAGAAAGCTGGAAATCGCCAGAGATAAAAAAGATTTCTATTTTCATGACAACCTGGATAATACAAAACAGAACCTTCTCATGACTTATAAGGGGTATGTATTCGAAGGGGAAAAATATTTAGGGACGACTGACCATTCCCTGGAAGTAGTAAATATCAGCGTGAGTGCGAGTAACCCCGAACAATTACAAGGACTGGATCGTGAGGACATCTATTTCTTGGAAAAAGAAATTCTGATCCGTTATCCACATGCTTCCATCGAATGGAAGTACCCGATTAATCGTTTAATTATTTATCCTTTAAAAAATGATGATTAA
- a CDS encoding dUTP diphosphatase: MNWTSLYDMQEQLDNYITENHQLETSSLSEYKILALLVEIGELANETRCFKFWSTKSPSPKSTILEEYVDGLHFILSLGLDLNFRYKMADLSREMQPTAAFLNVYSSTDHFKRKLDEESYIQLFADYLTLGRTLGFDENEIQQAYCEKNEVNFQRQDQGY; this comes from the coding sequence ATGAACTGGACTTCATTGTATGACATGCAGGAGCAGCTCGACAACTATATTACTGAGAACCATCAACTGGAAACCAGCTCTTTGAGCGAATATAAAATTCTTGCGCTCCTCGTAGAAATAGGAGAACTTGCCAATGAAACCCGCTGTTTTAAATTTTGGAGCACCAAATCTCCGAGTCCGAAATCGACGATTCTCGAAGAATATGTGGACGGGCTTCATTTTATTTTATCATTAGGATTAGATCTTAACTTTCGTTATAAAATGGCAGATCTAAGCAGAGAAATGCAGCCTACTGCCGCTTTTTTAAATGTCTATTCCAGCACGGATCATTTCAAGAGGAAGCTTGATGAAGAAAGTTACATTCAATTGTTTGCCGACTATTTGACGCTTGGCAGGACGCTCGGTTTTGATGAGAACGAAATCCAACAAGCTTATTGTGAGAAGAATGAAGTAAACTTTCAGCGTCAGGATCAAGGATACTAG
- a CDS encoding M42 family metallopeptidase, with protein MAKKDETLEMLKELTDAKGIPGNEKEARDVMEQHIKPFADEVYTDNLGSLIARKTGSKKGPKIMVAGHLDEVGFMVTRIDDHGYLYFQPVGGWWSQVMLAQRVTIMTRTGNLTGVIGSKPPHILPADQRKKAVEIKDMFIDIGASSRDEAKEFGVKPGDSIVPYFEFTQMKNEKMLLAKAWDNRIGCAIAIEVLKQLKGEKHPNIVYGVGTVQEEVGLRGARTSANLINPDIAFGVDVGIAGDTPGVSDKDACSKMGEGPQIILYDASMVSHKGLRDFVVDTAEEKEIPYQFDSLAGGGTDSGSIHLSHDGVPALSITIATRYIHSHAAMLHRDDFENAVRLIVEVIKRLDTDKVNEITFN; from the coding sequence ATGGCTAAAAAAGATGAAACGTTAGAAATGTTGAAAGAGCTTACAGATGCTAAAGGGATCCCTGGTAATGAAAAAGAAGCCCGGGATGTTATGGAACAGCATATTAAACCCTTTGCTGATGAAGTCTATACGGATAACCTTGGAAGCTTAATCGCAAGAAAAACCGGCAGCAAAAAAGGACCGAAGATCATGGTTGCAGGACACCTTGATGAAGTAGGGTTTATGGTGACCCGCATTGATGATCATGGTTATCTTTATTTTCAGCCTGTAGGAGGATGGTGGAGTCAGGTTATGCTGGCTCAACGAGTAACCATTATGACACGTACAGGCAACCTTACAGGTGTAATAGGATCTAAACCGCCGCACATTCTACCGGCAGATCAACGTAAAAAAGCCGTAGAAATTAAGGATATGTTTATCGATATCGGGGCATCCAGCCGTGATGAAGCGAAGGAGTTCGGTGTAAAACCCGGCGATTCGATTGTTCCGTATTTTGAGTTTACTCAAATGAAAAATGAAAAAATGCTGCTTGCAAAAGCTTGGGACAACCGGATTGGCTGCGCCATCGCTATAGAAGTATTGAAGCAGCTAAAAGGGGAGAAGCACCCGAATATTGTCTATGGTGTGGGTACTGTGCAGGAAGAAGTTGGGCTCCGAGGGGCCAGAACATCTGCCAATCTGATCAATCCTGATATTGCTTTTGGAGTAGATGTGGGCATAGCTGGAGATACACCTGGGGTATCGGATAAAGATGCGTGCAGTAAAATGGGAGAAGGTCCGCAGATAATATTGTATGATGCTTCCATGGTTTCTCATAAAGGCTTGCGTGATTTCGTAGTAGATACAGCGGAAGAGAAAGAGATTCCGTATCAATTTGATTCCCTGGCAGGCGGTGGTACAGATTCAGGTTCCATCCATTTAAGTCATGATGGTGTCCCTGCTTTATCCATTACGATTGCAACCCGGTATATTCATTCTCATGCAGCCATGCTTCACAGAGACGATTTTGAGAACGCTGTTAGACTGATCGTTGAAGTGATCAAACGCTTGGATACGGATAAAGTGAATGAAATCACTTTTAATTAA
- the sspI gene encoding small acid-soluble spore protein SspI codes for MDLNLRKAILSNVSGHNTEQLEATIVDAVQNGEEKMLPGLGVLFEMIWKEASEDEKQEMLETLEQSLQHNQVQ; via the coding sequence ATGGATCTTAATTTAAGAAAAGCTATTCTTTCTAACGTTTCCGGGCATAACACCGAGCAGCTGGAAGCTACAATCGTGGATGCCGTACAAAACGGAGAGGAAAAAATGCTGCCAGGTTTAGGCGTACTGTTTGAAATGATCTGGAAAGAAGCAAGTGAAGATGAAAAGCAGGAAATGCTGGAAACACTCGAACAGAGCCTGCAGCATAACCAAGTTCAATAA
- a CDS encoding TrmH family RNA methyltransferase: MLTSITNPKVKEWKKLHKRKYRDQLQKFIVEGIHLVEEALSSDWDVEEVIVREDYEEKLPQKVEVTEVSTQVFATVAGTETPQGIAAVVYIKQQDLTFKPLTLLVDAVQDPGNLGTLIRTADAAGYSQVIAGKGTVDVFNEKVIRSTQGSLFHIPVFQQDLESSIEGLKQSGVTVYASTLENSASYKDFNADGNAALIVGNEGNGIDPTLTGMADHRVHIPIYGKAESLNVAMAGGILMYYFRG, encoded by the coding sequence ATGCTGACATCTATCACTAACCCTAAAGTCAAAGAATGGAAAAAATTACATAAACGGAAATACCGCGACCAATTACAGAAATTTATAGTTGAAGGTATTCATTTAGTGGAGGAAGCCTTGAGTAGTGACTGGGATGTTGAAGAAGTGATTGTCCGGGAAGATTATGAAGAGAAGCTTCCTCAAAAAGTTGAGGTTACGGAGGTAAGCACTCAGGTGTTTGCTACTGTTGCCGGGACAGAGACTCCCCAAGGAATAGCTGCCGTTGTATATATAAAACAGCAGGATTTAACGTTTAAACCGCTGACGTTATTGGTCGATGCTGTTCAGGATCCTGGAAATTTAGGAACGTTAATCCGCACGGCAGATGCGGCTGGCTATTCTCAAGTTATCGCTGGCAAAGGAACGGTAGACGTTTTTAATGAAAAAGTGATCCGGTCCACTCAAGGGTCTCTTTTCCACATCCCTGTATTTCAACAGGACCTTGAAAGTTCCATAGAAGGGTTGAAACAATCCGGGGTTACGGTGTATGCTTCAACACTAGAGAACTCTGCTTCGTACAAAGACTTTAATGCCGATGGGAATGCTGCTTTAATCGTAGGCAACGAAGGAAACGGAATCGATCCCACTCTTACCGGTATGGCTGATCACCGGGTGCACATTCCTATTTATGGAAAAGCTGAATCGCTAAATGTTGCCATGGCCGGCGGCATTCTCATGTATTATTTTAGAGGGTAA
- the pheS gene encoding phenylalanine--tRNA ligase subunit alpha has translation MKERLQQLEQEAVQKVEKAEDIQGLKEIRVEYLGKKGPITEVLRGMGKLTKEERPVIGQLANDIRERIAAAIDSKQSRFEEAALEKQLEEESIDVTLPGRPVQVGGPHILTSIVEEIEDLFIGMGFEIKEGPEVETDYYNFEALNLPKGHPARDMQDSFYITEELLLRTHTSPVQARTMGEKNGKEPVKMICPGKVYRRDTDDATHSHQFTQLEGLLVDEDVRMSDLKGVLNAFAKQMFGAERDIRLRPSFFPFTEPSVEMDISCKVCEGAGCSVCKGTGWIEILGAGMVHPNVLEMAGYDPTVYSGFAFGMGPERIAMLKYGIDDIRNFYTNDIRFLEQYHKA, from the coding sequence ATGAAAGAGCGTTTGCAGCAGTTAGAACAAGAAGCTGTTCAAAAAGTAGAAAAAGCGGAAGATATCCAGGGCTTAAAAGAAATTCGTGTGGAATACCTTGGAAAAAAAGGGCCGATCACAGAAGTATTGAGAGGGATGGGAAAGCTCACAAAAGAAGAGCGGCCTGTTATCGGGCAGTTGGCAAATGATATTAGGGAACGTATAGCAGCAGCCATCGATTCAAAGCAGTCGAGATTTGAAGAAGCTGCTTTAGAAAAACAGCTCGAAGAAGAAAGTATTGATGTAACTCTGCCGGGAAGACCGGTCCAAGTAGGCGGCCCTCACATATTAACAAGTATCGTTGAGGAAATAGAAGACCTGTTTATCGGAATGGGGTTTGAAATTAAAGAAGGCCCTGAAGTAGAGACGGATTATTATAATTTTGAAGCCTTAAATCTTCCTAAGGGTCATCCCGCTCGGGACATGCAGGATTCTTTTTACATTACGGAAGAGTTGCTGCTCAGGACTCATACTTCTCCTGTACAGGCAAGAACGATGGGGGAGAAAAATGGCAAAGAACCTGTGAAAATGATCTGTCCTGGAAAAGTCTATCGCCGGGATACAGATGATGCTACTCATTCTCACCAATTCACACAATTGGAAGGTCTTTTAGTCGATGAAGATGTGCGGATGAGTGACTTGAAAGGCGTACTGAATGCTTTCGCTAAACAGATGTTTGGAGCAGAGAGGGATATTAGACTTCGTCCGAGTTTCTTCCCTTTTACAGAACCTTCTGTCGAGATGGATATCTCTTGTAAAGTCTGTGAAGGAGCAGGTTGTTCTGTATGCAAAGGTACAGGCTGGATTGAAATACTAGGTGCCGGCATGGTTCATCCAAATGTTCTCGAAATGGCCGGGTATGATCCAACGGTGTATTCAGGGTTTGCCTTTGGAATGGGACCGGAACGAATAGCGATGCTGAAGTATGGAATTGACGATATTCGTAATTTCTACACAAACGATATCCGATTCCTGGAACAATATCATAAGGCATAA
- the pheT gene encoding phenylalanine--tRNA ligase subunit beta has translation MLVSLNWLKEYIDISDYTPEELAEIITKTGIEVESVEPIAEEASGVVVGHVRSCEQHPNADKLSLCQVDTGSETLQIVCGAPNIAKGQKVAVAVPGAVLPGDFKIKKTKLRGEESNGMICSLQELGVDEKEVPKEFADGIFVFPDDAVPGENARALLNLDDTIIELGLTPNRSDALSMAGVAYEVAAAIDGNYQLREEQVETTQEKAEDYVKVRVEDQQANPYYGAFIIKDVKVGPSPLWMTNRLRAAGIRPINNVVDITNYVLLEYGQPLHAFDYDRFGSREVVTRRARKGEVMKTLDDQERVLSESHLVITNGEDPQALAGVMGGSESEVQDDTTTILLESAYFDPRIVRQSSKDHGLRSESSTRFEKGVDPNRVERAGWRACELLQKYANATILTGVAKFDELERSEKMVTIQSDRINQRLGTSISNEEIGKILERLQFQYSQNENLFTVSIPTRRGDIELFEDMLEEIARIYGYDKLPYTLPNGASQAGGLSLVQQLKRKVKAYFEGAGLDETITYSLTNNQKAGMLVSPEVSSRAEKAVQLAMPMSEDHSHLRLSLLPELLVSLSYNVARKQQNIGYYELGKVFISEEETITKQPAEVLRASGAITGDWLSHLWQQEKKEVDFYVVKGIIEGLSKLLEVELTFEKDKVADMHPGRTAIVKIGNETAGFVGQVHPTLQKDLGLKDTYVFDLNMDEILKHYTKEETFQTIPRYPSVSRDIALVVAEDIPAGAIAETISEAGAPLVKDVQVFDVYQGENLPQGKKSLAFNLLYLDPNRTLKDKEVEEAHEQILAAVKKDHQAELRG, from the coding sequence ATGCTCGTATCATTAAATTGGCTGAAAGAATATATTGACATTAGTGATTATACACCAGAAGAACTCGCTGAAATTATTACGAAAACAGGGATAGAGGTTGAAAGCGTTGAACCAATTGCAGAGGAAGCTTCAGGCGTGGTGGTCGGACATGTTCGATCATGCGAACAACATCCGAACGCGGATAAGCTTTCCCTTTGCCAAGTCGATACAGGCAGCGAAACGTTACAAATTGTCTGCGGCGCTCCAAACATCGCGAAAGGGCAGAAGGTAGCTGTAGCTGTCCCTGGTGCCGTTTTACCAGGCGACTTCAAGATCAAGAAGACGAAACTTCGCGGCGAGGAATCAAACGGCATGATCTGTTCATTACAAGAACTTGGGGTAGACGAGAAAGAAGTTCCGAAAGAATTTGCAGATGGCATTTTTGTTTTCCCGGATGATGCTGTTCCAGGTGAAAACGCACGGGCACTTTTAAATTTAGATGATACCATTATTGAACTGGGTTTAACACCTAACCGTTCAGACGCTTTAAGTATGGCTGGGGTAGCCTATGAGGTTGCTGCAGCAATCGATGGAAATTACCAATTAAGAGAAGAACAAGTGGAAACAACGCAGGAAAAAGCAGAAGACTATGTCAAGGTTAGAGTTGAAGACCAGCAGGCAAACCCATATTATGGAGCTTTTATCATTAAGGATGTAAAGGTTGGTCCATCGCCACTGTGGATGACAAATCGGTTGAGAGCGGCTGGAATTCGACCGATTAATAATGTGGTCGATATCACGAACTATGTTCTCCTGGAGTACGGCCAGCCGCTGCATGCTTTTGACTATGACCGATTTGGTTCGAGAGAAGTCGTGACCCGTCGTGCACGCAAAGGTGAAGTAATGAAGACATTGGATGATCAGGAAAGAGTGTTATCAGAAAGCCATTTGGTCATCACAAATGGAGAAGACCCACAGGCGCTTGCCGGCGTTATGGGAGGCTCTGAATCTGAAGTACAAGATGATACGACAACTATTTTGCTCGAGTCTGCCTATTTTGATCCGCGAATCGTACGTCAATCGTCTAAAGACCATGGTCTTCGGAGCGAATCCAGTACCAGATTCGAAAAAGGGGTGGATCCAAACCGAGTGGAACGGGCGGGCTGGCGTGCCTGTGAGCTGCTCCAGAAATATGCAAATGCAACTATTCTTACAGGGGTCGCGAAATTTGATGAGCTTGAACGGTCTGAAAAAATGGTAACGATCCAAAGCGATCGTATCAACCAACGGTTAGGAACGAGTATTTCTAACGAAGAGATCGGTAAGATACTAGAAAGACTGCAATTCCAATATAGTCAAAATGAAAACTTATTTACCGTATCCATTCCGACTCGCCGCGGCGATATTGAACTATTTGAGGATATGCTGGAAGAAATAGCGAGAATCTATGGCTATGACAAATTGCCATATACACTTCCAAATGGAGCATCTCAAGCAGGCGGGCTTTCTTTAGTCCAACAGTTAAAAAGAAAAGTAAAAGCCTACTTTGAAGGAGCAGGACTGGATGAAACCATTACTTATTCGTTAACGAATAATCAGAAAGCTGGAATGCTTGTCAGCCCAGAAGTGAGCAGTCGAGCTGAAAAAGCGGTTCAACTGGCGATGCCGATGAGTGAGGACCACAGCCATCTTAGGCTCAGCCTTCTTCCAGAACTCTTGGTGTCCCTCTCGTATAACGTGGCAAGAAAACAGCAGAACATCGGCTATTATGAGTTAGGAAAAGTATTCATTAGTGAAGAAGAAACGATCACCAAACAGCCTGCTGAAGTATTGAGAGCTTCAGGAGCTATTACAGGGGACTGGCTTTCCCATTTATGGCAGCAAGAGAAAAAAGAAGTAGACTTTTATGTGGTTAAAGGGATTATTGAAGGACTAAGCAAACTGTTGGAAGTCGAATTGACCTTTGAAAAGGACAAGGTTGCCGACATGCACCCTGGAAGAACGGCTATCGTTAAAATAGGAAACGAAACGGCAGGGTTTGTCGGTCAGGTTCATCCAACCTTGCAAAAGGATCTCGGTCTTAAGGATACGTATGTATTTGATTTGAACATGGACGAAATTCTTAAGCATTACACGAAAGAAGAAACATTCCAGACCATTCCGAGGTACCCTTCTGTCAGCAGGGATATTGCTTTAGTAGTTGCTGAAGATATTCCAGCAGGAGCCATTGCTGAGACGATTTCCGAAGCGGGTGCTCCTCTAGTCAAAGACGTGCAGGTGTTTGACGTCTATCAAGGTGAAAATCTGCCCCAAGGCAAGAAATCTCTGGCATTCAATTTGTTATACTTGGATCCAAATCGAACTTTAAAGGATAAAGAAGTAGAGGAAGCACACGAACAGATTTTAGCTGCTGTAAAAAAAGACCACCAGGCAGAGCTAAGAGGATAA
- the rnhC gene encoding ribonuclease HIII, translating to MSQVVLKLPKSIISQMKNHYKHQLTNPPQYAAFAAKTPYCSITGYNSGKVLFQGKSPEKEAEKWGDEEQKSSAAKKSSSLNHAFAPPESLFLSSHIGSDEAGTGDYFGPITVAAVYVKEHQLSQLKAIGVRDSKHLKDPQIKELAKQLVELDIPYSLLRLSNNKYNQWQTKGFSQGKMKTLLHYQAINKLLEKIAPEIPAGMLVDQFADPAIYQKHLKSEGLKLQENVYFMTKAESFSTAVAAASIIARSSFVKAIAQLEMDLGLDIPKGASAKVDQAASEVIKHYGEEKLLEIAKVHFANTQKAKKFL from the coding sequence ATGTCTCAAGTCGTACTTAAGCTTCCGAAGTCGATCATCAGCCAGATGAAAAATCATTATAAACACCAGTTAACAAATCCACCTCAATATGCAGCATTTGCCGCAAAAACTCCCTATTGCAGCATCACTGGGTATAACTCCGGGAAAGTATTATTCCAAGGGAAATCACCGGAAAAAGAAGCGGAAAAATGGGGAGATGAAGAACAAAAGTCCTCCGCAGCAAAAAAATCATCTTCGCTAAATCACGCCTTTGCTCCTCCGGAATCTCTCTTTCTCAGTTCCCATATAGGTTCCGACGAGGCCGGGACGGGTGATTATTTTGGGCCTATTACTGTTGCAGCTGTATATGTGAAGGAGCATCAACTTTCCCAACTGAAAGCCATCGGGGTAAGAGACTCCAAACATTTGAAAGATCCTCAAATTAAGGAACTGGCCAAGCAGCTTGTAGAGCTTGACATTCCTTACAGTCTGTTACGACTTTCTAATAACAAATATAATCAATGGCAGACAAAAGGATTCAGTCAGGGAAAAATGAAGACACTCCTTCACTATCAAGCAATAAACAAGCTGCTTGAAAAAATTGCTCCCGAAATTCCTGCTGGAATGCTCGTGGACCAATTTGCAGATCCGGCTATTTATCAAAAGCATTTGAAAAGTGAAGGTCTCAAGCTTCAAGAAAATGTTTATTTTATGACTAAAGCTGAAAGCTTTTCCACAGCTGTTGCCGCAGCCTCCATTATTGCCCGCTCTTCTTTTGTTAAAGCGATTGCCCAATTGGAGATGGACTTAGGGTTAGACATCCCAAAAGGTGCTTCTGCCAAAGTAGATCAGGCAGCGTCTGAAGTTATTAAGCATTACGGAGAAGAAAAATTACTGGAAATCGCCAAAGTTCATTTTGCAAATACACAAAAAGCAAAGAAGTTTCTTTAG
- the zapA gene encoding cell division protein ZapA — MDVSQSDQEKKRITVEINKRSYTIVGYEQPHHIRMVSSLVDQKMREIHESNRSLDTAKLAVLTAVNTMSEYVKLKEECTELMNYIDKMEKEDDK, encoded by the coding sequence ATGGATGTGTCGCAGTCAGACCAGGAGAAAAAAAGAATCACAGTGGAGATCAATAAACGTTCGTACACTATTGTAGGTTATGAACAACCCCACCATATCCGCATGGTCTCCAGTTTAGTCGATCAAAAAATGCGCGAAATCCATGAATCCAACAGGAGTCTGGATACGGCGAAACTTGCTGTGCTTACCGCGGTTAATACGATGAGTGAGTACGTAAAGCTGAAAGAAGAATGTACCGAACTTATGAATTACATCGATAAGATGGAGAAAGAGGACGACAAATAA
- a CDS encoding CvpA family protein: MIDLLLLLILFIGVITGLRRGFILQLFHLISFVAAFIVAALYYDELAPKLTLWVPYPELPETADWAIFFDSLPLEQAFYNAIAFAIIFFAVKIILHIIASMLDFVADLPVLSTLNNLLGGILGFIENYVLLFVLLYIAALVPVASVQNAIDHSVLAQFIIEHTPVFSEQIKTLWIEHVAGLF; the protein is encoded by the coding sequence ATGATTGATTTACTTCTATTACTCATACTATTCATCGGGGTAATAACTGGACTACGAAGAGGTTTTATCCTTCAATTATTTCATCTAATAAGCTTTGTAGCAGCTTTTATTGTGGCTGCGTTATACTATGATGAGCTTGCTCCCAAGCTAACTCTATGGGTTCCTTATCCAGAGCTGCCTGAAACTGCAGATTGGGCGATTTTCTTCGACAGTTTACCCCTCGAACAAGCATTCTACAATGCCATCGCATTTGCCATTATCTTTTTTGCAGTCAAAATTATTCTTCATATCATTGCTTCCATGCTGGATTTTGTGGCAGATCTCCCAGTTTTAAGCACATTGAATAATTTATTGGGCGGTATATTAGGATTTATAGAGAACTATGTTTTATTATTTGTACTCTTATATATAGCGGCACTTGTTCCAGTGGCCAGCGTCCAAAATGCCATTGATCATTCTGTGTTAGCCCAATTTATTATTGAACATACCCCTGTGTTTTCGGAGCAGATAAAAACACTGTGGATTGAACATGTGGCTGGCTTGTTTTAG
- the polX gene encoding DNA polymerase/3'-5' exonuclease PolX, producing MTINKKHVIKLLEEIAVYLELKGENPYRITAYRRAAQALEQDDHSLDEIDDFTKIKGIGERTAAIIDDYLENSESETLQQLQQEVPQGLVPLLDLPGLGGKKLSKLYQELKVTDAATLKEALESGEVEKLEGFGKKSAEKMLKALEDADSRPERLPLAMMLPLAEKIEKYLQSCQTFDRYSIAGSMRRMKETVKDLDFIIASSDPAKTRDELLEYSEIKDIVASGETKVSIVVDAGYEVGVDFRIVAPHEFASTLQHFTGSKDHNVTLRQMAKEKNEKISEYGIENNETGEVQTFESEKEIYEHFGLHYIPPEVRENYGELDKFKEPVRLLETSDIRGDLHMHSTWSDGAQSIKQMAEQSKDKGYQYIAITDHSKYLRVANGLNENRLRKQREEIDKVNSSMKDFHIFAGIEMDILPDASLDFEEEFLKEMDFVIASIHSSFSQSQDKIMKRLETALECPYVHMIAHPTGRLIGRRKGYDVDVNKLITKAKETGTILELNANPNRLDLNYEWLMKAQEEGVDIAINTDAHSYPMLDHMTIGAATARRGWLRKETVINTWTTKQLMKKFGIAK from the coding sequence ATGACAATCAATAAAAAGCATGTCATTAAATTATTGGAAGAGATTGCTGTCTATTTAGAATTAAAAGGGGAAAATCCTTATCGTATTACTGCCTACAGGAGAGCAGCTCAAGCTCTAGAACAGGATGACCACTCACTTGATGAAATTGACGACTTCACGAAAATAAAAGGGATCGGTGAACGAACGGCTGCCATTATTGATGACTATTTAGAGAACAGCGAGTCCGAGACGCTTCAGCAGCTGCAGCAGGAAGTCCCGCAAGGATTGGTTCCGCTGCTTGACCTGCCTGGACTTGGAGGTAAAAAGTTATCAAAATTGTATCAGGAGCTGAAGGTGACGGATGCTGCCACTTTAAAAGAGGCACTCGAAAGTGGAGAAGTAGAAAAGCTGGAAGGGTTCGGGAAGAAATCGGCTGAAAAAATGCTGAAGGCTTTAGAAGATGCAGATTCACGTCCGGAAAGGCTTCCTTTAGCCATGATGCTTCCCCTGGCTGAGAAAATCGAGAAATACTTACAAAGCTGCCAAACGTTTGACAGATACTCTATTGCCGGAAGCATGAGAAGGATGAAAGAAACCGTTAAAGATTTGGATTTTATTATCGCCTCAAGTGATCCTGCTAAAACTAGAGATGAATTGCTGGAGTATTCGGAAATAAAGGATATCGTGGCTTCTGGAGAAACCAAAGTTTCGATCGTTGTAGATGCCGGCTACGAAGTTGGAGTCGATTTTCGTATCGTAGCTCCGCATGAATTTGCTTCTACTCTCCAACACTTTACAGGTTCTAAAGACCACAATGTAACATTGAGACAAATGGCTAAGGAAAAAAATGAAAAAATCAGTGAATATGGAATTGAGAATAACGAAACCGGGGAAGTACAAACATTTGAGAGTGAGAAAGAAATATACGAACACTTCGGCTTGCATTACATTCCACCTGAAGTAAGAGAGAATTACGGTGAATTAGATAAATTCAAAGAGCCCGTTCGTTTACTGGAAACCTCTGATATTAGAGGAGATCTGCATATGCACTCTACTTGGAGTGACGGTGCGCAGTCGATCAAGCAAATGGCAGAGCAAAGTAAAGATAAGGGTTATCAATATATTGCGATTACCGACCATTCTAAGTACCTTAGAGTAGCAAACGGACTTAATGAAAACAGGCTGCGAAAACAGCGGGAAGAAATTGATAAAGTCAATTCTTCGATGAAAGACTTTCATATTTTTGCAGGCATTGAAATGGACATTCTTCCTGATGCAAGCCTTGATTTTGAGGAAGAATTCTTAAAAGAAATGGATTTTGTCATTGCATCGATTCATTCAAGTTTCTCTCAATCGCAAGATAAAATAATGAAACGATTAGAAACAGCCCTTGAATGTCCATACGTTCACATGATTGCTCATCCTACCGGCAGGCTGATCGGAAGAAGAAAGGGCTATGATGTAGATGTGAATAAACTCATAACTAAAGCAAAGGAAACAGGTACGATATTAGAGTTGAATGCTAACCCCAACCGTCTGGATCTGAATTATGAATGGTTGATGAAAGCACAAGAAGAAGGGGTGGATATAGCGATCAATACGGACGCTCACAGCTATCCTATGCTTGATCACATGACCATTGGAGCAGCTACTGCCCGCAGAGGATGGCTGAGAAAAGAAACTGTGATCAATACGTGGACGACAAAACAGCTTATGAAAAAGTTTGGAATTGCTAAATAA